The Arachis ipaensis cultivar K30076 chromosome B05, Araip1.1, whole genome shotgun sequence nucleotide sequence CCTATCTTTATTTTCGTTTTTTGTCGTGGGGGAATATTGCTCTTCATTTTCATTTCTCATAGGGCCCTATTCTCTGCGGGAATCTCATTCCTCATCTATCTGATAattttaactaattattaatttccatatgaatagagcCGCAAGTATCCATCCTATATAAAAACAGTAAGATTTtattatacaaaaagtctaacgACAAGATGGTAACTTATTTCGAAATGACGCAGTGGGGGACGTAACGGCGAGTCAGAGGACAGagcagtggacgaggtgggagaTGCAACAACAGAGGGGAAAATGGACACGACGACAGAGTTATGGAAATGAACGCCGCAAATAGAGAGCACGACGCGGTGAGGATGATGGTACCGTGAGAAGGGAGAGTGGCGAGGGGGTGGCTACAGAGAAGTTGGATGGAGTATATAGTATGGACAGCAtgatctctgaattgaagaatGGTTATGCAAATGAGGATTAGGAATTttgggtttatatatatatatatatgtatgttttGGGTTTCGGGGATTAGCGGAGAcgggcggggatccccgctcgagTCCCCGCGCTTGCATCGGAAGAATTTTGTACCCTATTTCTATCCCTgcgaaaaaaaattttcacaatTGGATCCCCACTCGAAACAGTCTCCGCAAGGATCCCACGTCTCGAGAAATTTTGCCATCTCTACAGGTAAGACAACTAATTTAAGTTAGTTGAATAATCATTCTATTTAATtaacaacaaatttttaaataaaatttagatttaTAAACAAATTAATCATTTACTAATGGGGTTGAAAAatattgtagaaaaaaaaatgagaatgaaGACATTCATGGATTTGACTTAAATGTATCTTAAACCATCCAAATTGATTATGGTAGACCCAAAAGTGATTTTGCAAGCCCGTCTTAATTAATCTTGTGGGTTTGAGACCCTTTCATACTTTTTCATTGTAGTGAGCGAGTCAATGCTCATTAATAATTTTGAACAATTATCACGAATATTAGGGATGAAAAAAGTCCGAACtataagatttaaaatttcttCTAAAGATTGAGACAAAAAATTGTACATATCTGGCTTGCGTTTAATTGAGCCACACCACATTATTAGTATATTAATcaaaattttgacactaaattCTTAGTAATAAATAGATGAATTTACTAAAAGAAGACCATATATTTAAAACATCtgaactttttttattttggtgtggTACAAGCTAAGTTTTGTTTGAGGAAAAATGTTACCTTAGCTTCAAACACGCATTCACAGAAATAGTGAGACACAGTTatacttaaaataaaaattaatcaaTAAATGTACCATGAAACTAAGTTTTAAACTTCTAATAATAAAGATTATGTTGGACAAACCGTGTTGACATGAATAAACACTAGCGTATTAACATTATTGTGTGCCATTACTAACCAATTTCTGAAATTTAAAATCTTCCTATGTAGTTGACCAgatatcaaattaaaataaatttatacttATATTAGATAGTTTCTCAATAAAATCTGTACCATATGATCACTGAATTTTACATTTTTATGCATGTTGTACGTAAAACTTATTGCTTGTTGACGCGTCAATTACATTCAATGCTATTTTGTTTTAATGCTTCCAtgtgttattatttttctttgttctttcttcttctaGCGTATGAGACTTACCCAAAATTAAAGGTGACTACGTACTATAGCTTGTTATTGACGTGTGTGACTTAAGAAattctcaatttctttccatttgaaTCCACTTTATACCATGTACTTCTACTTTTATCATTTATGTTGAGAGTTCTAGCTACATAAAAATCTTTAGAgtaaatgctttttttttttcttgaccaTTTGTAGGAAGAGTAAAGTATTTTTCTaccatttgaaaatttttaatcagtttctaataattataattggTCTAAGCAGCTCTTATAATAATAAACAGTTGATGTGTCAGAAGCCACTTTAAACCAATTATTTggatcattaaaaatcaattaaaaattttcaaattattaaaAAACGCTTTGTCTTTAAAACAAATGATGAAAATATGCTCAAATCATTATTTTTAAAGTGACGAATTTAAGATTTGAACCAACCTTCAATATGGCAAATGATATTTGTTTAAAGTTACAATTTACTAACCCGAGATACTATTAACCTACTGCAAATGAAATTCCTCTGAATTTGCAATTCTCTCAACTTTAATTAGTTATACTTTATAGTGTATTCTAATAAGTGTTATATTATTTATAGATTAATTAACATCTTCATATGGTGTAGTATggattataaataattaaaaaaaaatgaacgagaataaaaaataccaaaaatattATAATCATGATATATTTGAATACACCTAATAAGGAGATGTGCCAAATttgcaaaaaatataaattagttTTATAATCACAATATATTTGAATATACCTAGTAAGAACATGTCCCAAAGTTAAACTTACTTGGATTCATAGAAATGAATGAGaatgaaaatactaaaaatataaatataaaattatgaattaattttataatcatGATATATTTGAATATATTTAGTAAAAAAATGTGACAAATTTAAACTTATTTGAAGGAATTTTTGCTAATTTATATAAGAGATTAAAAAATAAAGAGTAGTAGAGTCTTATGTAGCATGCATAAGTAGAACAAATAATGTTTTTACACTAAAACTGTCAAATCCTAACACTCAATAACAAATAATAGGAAAATGTTAAGTATGCTTCGATTggttttataaaagaaaaaaaataatgaattgtCTGTTAGAAATGGTACTTCCTAATTTTTCTATCTAAACACATTTATTGgaaaaaaatgtttaaaatttttcttttcaaaattattgAATAAACTCAACAGTTGGCATAAGTATAACACTGAGTAGAGAGAGCAATCCTAAGTGAAATAAACACTATGGCTTCAATCTTCTTCAACAAAATCATCAAATGTTTGATATGTCACCACATAACAGATTCACAATACACCTGAGTTATTGGAACATCACTATTAAAAGTATGGGATTTGGAtgctctaaattttgaatttcactttagagaataaagtttgatctctcaccatttattttataagtaggaccaagagaaaatatgagagaaaaaccATTTAAGGGTAAAAGATcaaactttactctctaaagtgaaattcaaaatttaaaagatccAAATCCAAAAGTATGACACTTAGTTTCATACCGGCGAGTCAATTCATTCTCCTTCCTCATTGGATGGTATGTAGGATACGTCGACTCAGTATACGAGAAAAAATAAGTACACAAAATATTTCTCGCTAAAAATTGGGTCTAACAAAAAATCACCAGAATGACTGGGACAATATGTGCCTAATACATTCCTTATGTTATCAATGAAATCAATGATCAATGATGTTGCATTTTATGGTGTTCTTCTGTTATCTTTCTTAGCAACATTACTTTTTTCACTATTAGTATCAGCTCTAGATACTCGtgtcttcttcttcagcatctgaATTCAACATCCAATCTTCTGAGTCACCAAGTGCACTCTTTGGTGCATTATGATAGCCAGAAGAATCACTGACCTTACCCTCTTGACCCTTCTTACCATTCCTTTTGTCCCCTCTTGATTCGATGTGATTACTCATCGTCACTGCTGCGGCTCTTGTAGTCTTCCCTGAACTGCCTTGCCGTGTCGTTTTCTTCCTCGTCGGACTCCCACATTGCATTCTCGACATCACTGAACATACCTTCTGATTCAGAATCTTCTGTGGCTATATTCCTCTTAAATTTACCCTCACTCTGCCTATTTGAGCATTCTCTAGTTCTGGAGCTATATGTACCGGTATTGTTCTGCTTCCCTCTATCAACCCTGTTTCCCTTGAACCTAGGCCTAGCTTCTAACCGGCCGTCAGAGTAAGAATCTCCATCGAGATCACTAGCATCTGAGATATTACTTGACTGCCACTCATCATCATTGTTGTCATCAGAATGANNNNNNNNNNNNNCTAGAAGCATCCAATCTTCTGAATCTCCCACTATACTCTTCTCTGTTCCAATATCTAATCCTCCCCATCTCTTCATTCTCTTTTGCTTCTTCAGCTTCGTATTCTTTATCTGCTGCATCCTCTATCTCAGCAATGAACCGATCTAACTCTTCTTGATCACTATCATCGGCAGGCTCCGTCTCTTCCAAACTTTCGGGAGGCTCAATTAGTGATGCCTTGCCTTCTTTGAAGACATAAGGGCTTCCCTCCTTCTTGTCAATGGCATTGAAAAACGTGGAAGCAACTCTCTGGATGCTAGCCATGGCAGCCGGATCCTCGGGATTTACTCCCATCCGCCGGAGCTGCTGTTCTAATTTCTTTATGTTTAACTTCTGAGATTCGAGAGCTTGCTCAAATCTTGCCTTGAATAGAGCCTGCATACAATAGGAATTAGGAAATACTACATTACCTCCTCCAACATTAATTTCTTCCTATATCAGCTACTAGGGAGCAAAAGGaagatttctttttattttttattaaaagaagataaataataataataaaggaaaagtgcaaTATATTTATCCCCTTGAACTTTGACTCACGCAATTTACCCTCAAAGCTGCATATGAATAAAGTTCAGGGGAGTAAATTGGATTTTTCAATATTGGCATCAAGAAAGATGTTATAAAGTACAACGAGGAATATAACAATGTGAAGCTCACCTTCCTCTTTGTAAGGGTGTTAACAGGTATTAAATTTTTAGGTTGACGATAATTTCTACCACGGAACATGATGATTGTTTTCACATCGTGAACATTAATCACAATCCCACCACTCAATCTTGCCAGCATTGAGGCCATCTCTTTGATTTTTTCCTTGGGGAAGTTGTCGCAACAAACTTGCACAGTCTCATGAAACTTCCAATGCATGTGCATATTTTGAACAACTCCTCCAAAGACTCCACGGACACCAACTGGAACATAATTCTTATTCTTGAATCCAATTTTTTTAAATGCCTGAAGCTGTTCGGGTGTTAAGAGCTCTGGATCATGCCGGGGGGGAGGCAGGTCTGGTAGTTCATATTTCTTGAGCTTTTGTAGTAGCAATGCCACTTTTTTCTTGGCCTGCACTAGTTGAAAAGTAAGTCAATATAGATTTAACATATAACAAGCGACACAACAATATTGACCGAACGTTAGTTCAAATGAGCAATCTACAATGTAGACGTAAAATCTATCAAAGAAAtgacttaaatgaaacttaaagcCAATACCAAATaatcaatttctattttcttcgATCAAGAAACAACAGCAACCTTAAATGCTACATACTGTCTTAGAGAAACATTTGAGCTTACCCCGTTTCCCACAGACATCTAAGTTCAGGCATTATCGGTATAACATATAACACAATTCCTTTTACCAATTCAAATAAAGTCATTCAATCTTAATGAGCAATTAGAACAAAACAATTCTATTTACCGATAGCAACCACACCAACAAATGCAAATCCTTTATGCCAACTATTACAACATCATTACATGAACTTAGCATGAAGTAAATAGTCAAGTACAAACAGCTATTTCGATTTTCGAACTGCTCAAAAGAAGGAATCGAGAACTTACCCTTTTGAGATTATAAATGAGCCTCTCCTCCTCGGTCATTAGTTTCTTCTTCAGTTTCTTAGCTCTCCGAATCTCCCTTAATGTTTTACCAGACTCCTTCTGCATTCGCCTTTCCACCTTGCTTCTCATACTCCTTCCTTTCGTTGACATTGCCCGCGATGATCCATTCAAAAGATTGAATGTCTTAAAAGAAGAATACTTCGAAGTAACTTCATCATGTGGCTGAACTTGAATAATGTTGGTTGATATGTGCAGCTGTGCATGTTCTAAAGTTACAGCATTTCTGagcagaaaaagaaaaggaaaaaaaaaaatcagaatcaCAAAGGAATCTTGACAAATGGTAAAATAGCATCTCTATGCTAACAGAAAACTAGAAACACTATTAAATTAACAACAAAGAAATTCAATTTCTTGTTCATACTATACAATACACACAGACCTCGGTCACTGGTGGGATTGAAAACAAATGGGATCCCCAATCAAATTCAAACCTACGGCAAGAAAAAGCTACTGTTGCTAAACATCTAAAGTTGGAAGAGAGTAACAAAGAAATCACACTCATTTCAGCCAAAGCTATAAACTTTGAATTGAAACAGAATTGGGTATAGATGGAATTTCattatttaaatccaaaaacaaaaaaacagaGAATTAGAGAAGAAAGACATACTTGTAGAGATTGGGATGAAGTTGAAGGAGAGAGGGTAGCGACTTGAAGCAATGCTTCTGCAGATTCCTAGCAGCAAACATTGATGAATCGAAGAATCGAAGGTGGTGGTTGAATCAGTTAACAGTTAAAGTATATGCCACTATTCACTATTCAGtagtcactcactcactcactcttcTTCGCTGTTCTTTCAGGGTTTAATCGCTCTCTCTCATTCTCTAGCATGTCTTGAATATCATTCAAAGAAGAAGTAATCTGAATCAGTTCTCCATAGTTGTCGTTGCTATTGGAAAAAGGAAACTTTGCCAAACGCGCCCTTGAATTGTAGGTTTAGGTTTTTTGTATGGGAGAGACTAGAGAGAGGGTTTAGAAAGCTATGGCTATTGGTTAATtgaatcaattttattttattttcaatttaatctGATtcgatttttatttaatttttttttaaagaNNNNNNNNNNNNNNNNNNNNNNNNNNNNNNNNNNNNNNNNNNNNNNNNNNNNNNNNNNNNNNNNNNNNNNNNNNNNNNNNNNNNNNNNNNNNNNNNNNNNNNNNNNNNNNNNNNNNNNNNNNNNNNNNNNNNNNNNNNNNNNNATATTAtatttgaataaaaatattttttagttatAAATAATATTTGTTTAGAATGCGAATAGAATTCAGATTGAGGAACTTAAACGCGGATGTAAAGTTAGGATAAAGTTTAACTTTAAACTCTATCTTACCCTATCATTATCAATATATCACcttagttttgattaatttttttatttaaattaaattaaataaataattttatttagattGCTTTAAATTTGAAAGCTCCTAACTTTAAAAAGGATAATATGCACTAGTTTTTTCAGTTAATAATTCttcaatttgtatattttaatttttaagttatATATAGACAGAAAAAGGATTATATCAGAGGCAAAAGCAAACTTTTTTAAACTTGCTTTTTGAAGATTAAACTTGTCTTCAACTTGTATCACTTTCAATGCTTACTTAGCACATAAACAGGACAACCATTTGTTAAAAGATATGGTTATTTTTATCATAAAATAGGCAAATATGATTATTTTcataagataagatgagatagAGAAGAATAAGGAGATTAGATAAAAATCTAATTGTCTATaccacaaaacaaaacaaaaaaagataaaaatctaATTGTACAGTAAGAGAAATATTTCTTAAGATTAGGAGCCAATAAAATTGTGCTTACTTGTCACAACTACAAGCATTTTAAATAGTGAAACATTTAGGCAATCCAAATCTTGGTTCCTAAAAGGCTAAAACATATATTATGCTGCTATTATATGATTAGATATAACATAGATACAACTTCATATTCTCAGATGACCAAACTAACACAATATGAACTATCATATTACAATTAAACAACAATTTATTTACTAGTTAAAATATTTCATCACAACAATACgttctaaattctaaattctaaactcAGACAAACAATGACAATACTTCTCACAATACAACATGGTAGAGTGAAACAGTTCACATATAGAAAAACCTTACACCTACTTAAGCTAAATGATTCAACTATATGATGATATCTCTTCTGGGATTAGCATTGGTGTCAAATACAACTTGGTTCAGCAAATACATTATGGTATGTCCAGCCATTGAAGGTCAATGATATTGTCTTGAGAACAAAATTGCAAATTCTGCATCACATATAAGTGAGAGCATGTTAACATAATCAAAAAACCACAAAGGTCATATTTGATGATTGTCTTAGAACAGAAATACAGATATATTAGAAAACACAAACTTATTTATAGAAATTTCTACTCTATGACTAAATGTGTTTATAACAGAACAAAAATTATTTCGGTATCTTTGTATTTTCTGTTCTAAGACACTTATCGAATATAAGCTAATGATATGTTTGGTTGCATGGTGACAATAGGATGGACAATTTCATGGAACAACTTTCATCTTTTAAACTTTTACATACAGTgctcatccatgaaaactttcgTTCCATTTTAATTTTACACTGCGAACCGAACATACCCTACGACGACAAGGGTGATCGAGTGCTTACAGAAAGATCAAAATCAGGAGGACTGTCCAGTCCCAGGTTATCCAGCACTGAAATTCCATAACAATCATTCACATCCCCAAACAATTCAGCTGCATTTCCATTTGCATTGCAAGCAAAGCCTTTCAGATTGTTGGACTTCAAACCAGAATCATTTAGGTAAGCAGAAGAAGAATCTAATGTCTGTTCCTTGCATAGTAAGATATCATCCAATCCAATAAAGTCAGAGTTTTCAACAGGTTGTGTTTCAACAGATAACAATGCAGTGTTGTTAAAGCCTCCATTATTTTCATCACCATGAACTTCAGATGGTGGTGGGGCAAGAGATTCTCCATGAATagtaggctttccatcctagtccaTCACATGAAAATTCGATTAAAACAAATCAAAACGCGTATATAGTAAAAAAATTTAGCATAACTTAGTTCTAGGCCTATTAGTACAATCAAGAAATGTTCATAGAATTGAGGGAGTAtttcatttctctttttcatttgagtTCACTAAAAGGATGATCAGCCTTCAATAGCTACCTACCTGAGTGAATAGCATAAGGTCAGTTTCATCAAAATTGTCATCACAGTCAACAGATTTTCCTGTCCGAGGCCGTTTTGGTGGATTTGGATTCGGTGTTCTTGGACTTGCTTGTAATGCCATGACAGAATCTTCAGCCACCAATGGATTCAGCttattcttcttagttttcttcttCTGCTGATAGAAAATCTTTGAAACCACATATTCACCTTCCTTCTCACCTTCATCATTCCCTAGATGGTACTGATGCATCACCCATTTCGATTTATTCGGCTTTGCACCTCTTTTAGGCCTTATGTAAAGAACCATGATCTTCTTGAAGCCCTTGTGTACTCCATTTTCTGTTACAGCTTTGGTCTTACCGGTCTTATGCCAGCGAACATGCTCCTCACTTAGGCCTAGTTGATGATTAATCTTTCGACGCTTTCGTTGTCCGGTAGCatatgcattagttgttttgtgAAAGAAATGAACACTGGCCCCATCTTTCTTAGCACCTGCAAACATTGCAGGTCTAATTTTTTTTGAGAATGTTGCAATGTCATTGTtatgaggtagttaattatataTGGTTCACAACTTTGAGAACTATACACAATTCATTGATTCCAAATGCTACATGAATTTCATATTCATTGTTCTTCTCTTTCCTTCTCTTGTTTCTGCTATGTGCATGAACTACTCTGAGTCTTAGGACATTGGTTTATCACACTTTGCCTTGCTGAGATAACTGTTACAGTCATGATTCGAATCTTATAATTTACACTTCGGATTGTATTACTTAACTACTGCCAAATCAAAATCAATTTGGATGCAAGGtgatcaaaaggaacaaagatcAAATTGAAATTGTGGCTACTATTCAAAAGGAGTTTGAACATGCATGGTGAAATGAACAAAGATCAAATTGAAATTGTTCAACTTTCAAACATATCACAAGTTGAAACTTGTGTGTTCATATGCATACATGGTAGATATACTTCGCCATCTTGTTCACATTAGTTGCTTATATAAAAGACTAAGAGTTTGGTGATTTAGATATATGGAATTTGAATTATGAGTTAATATTAGTGTTGTTAGTGAAAATTTGTAAGGTCTCATTTTGAGTGTTGTTTCTCCACATTAGTGTGTACCAAGTCTATTTGGTTACTCTTTTGGTTGTTAGAGAAGATTCGTATTAATTATTCGTGTCTCTCTTTGTATAGGGAGAAGTATTTTGTTCTTGTTTACTTCTCCTGAGAGCCAAGAGTTTATACTTTATACTATTTGATAGTACTATAAAGTATTTTTGGTGTATTTGAGACTTGGTTTAGTTTAAGTATTTGGTCATTATTTTGGTATCACATATTTTGTATTTCCTTCATATTTGTTTGTCGTCTTTGCCACGTAGGCATAAGCCGAACCACGTTAATGTATTTTGTGTCACTTTTTGTTATTCAGCTTACTTGCTCTTACTATCTAAAATCCTAACACTCAACTTGGAATTTCATGCGAAAGTAAGATCCACAATCCAAGCAAGTTTGTTATATGCCTGTTGATATTTGATTAAACCACTACATTATATATCCCAACATGCTAGAATGTATTGTATTTTTCATGCTTTTCTAGTTTCTTGGTCAAGTATAAATGTTCACAAAAAAAGAGCAATATCTTTAAGGAATAAGGTTCATAAGGAACCCTGATTTTAAGTTATTAGCTAACATTGAAAGAGAAGGTAACTAGAGAAACCTCACCTGGAAGATTTTCTGGATGTGTGTAGCATATTCCTTGGTCTCCTTCTAGTGTTGGGATGAAATCTTGGATAAAGGCATGAGGCACTTTGTTTCCAACACAACAT carries:
- the LOC107644549 gene encoding LOW QUALITY PROTEIN: uncharacterized CRM domain-containing protein At3g25440, chloroplastic (The sequence of the model RefSeq protein was modified relative to this genomic sequence to represent the inferred CDS: deleted 1 base in 1 codon); the encoded protein is MFAARNLQKHCFKSLPSLLQLHPNLYKNAVTLEHAQLHISTNIIQVQPHDEVTSKYSSFKTFNLLNGSSRAMSTKGRSMRSKVERRMQKESGKTLREIRRAKKLKKKLMTEEERLIYNLKRAKKKVALLLQKLKKYELPDLPPPRHDPELLTPEQLQAFKKIGFKNKNYVPVGVRGVFGGVVQNMHMHWKFHETVQVCCDNFPKEKIKEMASMLARLSGGIVINVHDVKTIIMFRGRNYRQPKNLIPVNTLTKRKALFKARFEQALESQKLNIKKLEQQLRRMGVNPEDPAAMASIQRVASTFFNAIDKKEGSPYVFKEGKASLIEPPESLEETEPADDSDQEELDRFIAEIEDAADKEYEAEEAKENEEMGRIRYWNREEYSGRFRRLDASXXXXXHSDDNNDDEWQSSNISDASDLDGDSYSDGRLEARPRFKGNRVDRGKQNNTGTYSSRTRECSNRQSEGKFKRNIATEDSESEGMFSDVENAMWESDEEENDTARQFREDYKSRSSDDE
- the LOC107641376 gene encoding SUPPRESSOR OF GAMMA RESPONSE 1, which encodes MASWVIDIGGLAKKVKNNTLPLADQINDCGAYCECPICHYHIDNIDVSPEWPGFPAGVKFDPSDVELLEHLAAKCCVGNKVPHAFIQDFIPTLEGDQGICYTHPENLPGAKKDGASVHFFHKTTNAYATGQRKRRKINHQLGLSEEHVRWHKTGKTKAVTENGVHKGFKKIMVLYIRPKRGAKPNKSKWVMHQYHLGNDEGEKEGEYVVSKIFYQQKKKTKKNKLNPLVAEDSVMALQASPRTPNPNPPKRPRTGKSVDCDDNFDETDLMLFTQDGKPTIHGESLAPPPSEVHGDENNGGFNNTALLSVETQPVENSDFIGLDDILLCKEQTLDSSSAYLNDSGLKSNNLKGFACNANGNAAELFGDVNDCYGISVLDNLGLDSPPDFDLSNLQFCSQDNIIDLQWLDIP